One region of Brachyhypopomus gauderio isolate BG-103 chromosome 9, BGAUD_0.2, whole genome shotgun sequence genomic DNA includes:
- the LOC143522644 gene encoding xaa-Arg dipeptidase-like: MSGIVQELKQQVCGAIDQAKDKLYRLGSVIWQRPELAYEEKHAHDALVRFFTEESGWKVEPRFKLETAFRASWETAGGKDGEPTVNVGFLCEYDALPGIGHACGHNLIAEAAVGAALGLKAAVENLPECPLHVKVTVLGTPAEEEGGGKIDMLQEGAFDGLDVVLMAHPSQEDATYLPAVAIHDVVVKYHGRASHAASYPWEGVNALDAAVLAYNNLSVLRQQMPPDWRMHGIISHGGVKPNIIPDYSELQYYLRTPTHRDLTSIATKAEACFRAAAMATGCQVEIQFAKNQYYEILRIQTLEDLFEENGKVLGMKFVTEDSSGSTDFGNVTFAVPGIHPYFYIGSDALNHTEEYTVASGAEEAQSFTLRAAKALAMTAVDVIFVPGVLSSIRQEFAEATRSVAANPPGRPRRPGGRQPWECPVQPHTQS; this comes from the exons ATGTCTGGGATCGTCCAAGAGTTGAAGCAACAGGTTTGCGGAGCTATTGACCAAGCGAAAGACAAACTCTATCGGCTGGGGTCAGTCATATGGCAACGTCCAGAGCTCGCGTACGAGGAGAAACACGCTCACGACGCACTGGTGCGTTTTTTCACGGAAGAGTCCGGTTGGAAGGTGGAGCCGCGCTTTAAACTGGAAACGGCCTTCCGCGCGTCGTGGGAAACAGCTGGTGGCAAAGACGGCGAGCCGACGGTCAACGTGGGTTTCTTGTGCGAGTACGACGCCCTTCCCGGAATCGGACACGCCTGCGGCCACAACCTGATAGCTGAGGCGGCAGTCGGGGCGGCACTTGGCCTCAAGGCCGCTGTGGAGAACCTTCCGGAATGCCCCCTGCACGTCAAG GTGACCGTTCTGGGAACCCCGGCCGAAGAGGAAGGAGGCGGAAAGATCGACATGTTGCAGGAGGGGGCCTTTGATGGCCTGGACGTCGTGTTGATGGCGCACCCCTCTCAGGAGGACGCCACGTACCTCCCCGCCGTGGCCATACACGA CGTGGTGGTGAAGTACCATGGACGCGCATCCCACGCAGCCTCGTATCCCTGGGAAGGCGTGAACGCGCTGGACGCGGCCGTGCTGGCCTACAACAACCTGTCGGTGCTGCGTCAGCAGATGCCCCCGGACTGGAGGATGCACG GTATCATATCGCATGGGGGTGTGAAACCCAACATCATTCCGGACTACAGCGAGCTGCAGTATTACCTGCGCACCCCCACCCACCGGGACCTGACGTCAATCGCGACAAAGGCCGAGGCCTGCTTCCGAGCCGCTGCCATGGCAACGGGCTGTCAG GTTGAGATCCAGTTTGCAAAGAACCAGTACTATGAAATACTGAGGATCCAGACTCTGGAAGACCTCTTTGAGGAGAACGGAAAAGTTCTTGGTATGAAGTTCGTCACAGAAGATTCGTCCG GCTCTACAGATTTTGGCAACGTTACCTTTGCTGTCCCAGGGATTCATCCTTATTTCTACATCGGATCTGATGCACTAAATCATACTGAAGAATATACGGTTGCTTCTG gtgCGGAAGAAGCCCAGTCTTTCACCCTGCGAGCAGCCAAAGCTCTGGCCATGACGGCTGTGGACGTGATCTTTGTGCCGGGTGTCCTGTCCAGCATCCGGCAGGAGTTTGCAGAGGCTACACGCAGCGTGGCGGCAAACCCTCCCGGCCGGCCCAGACGCCCGGGTGGTCGGCAGCCGTGGGAGTGTCCCGTTCAGCCGCACACACAGTCCTGA
- the gabrr1 gene encoding gamma-aminobutyric acid receptor subunit rho-1, which produces MHADVLVLFCAWFLGACDSSSLHRGQMLQTYSQVRSRRDTTRTDGGAHKSGSPILKRSPDITKSTVTKSEQVLRIEEHDFTMRPGFGGPAIPVGVDVQVESLDTISEVDMDFTMTLYLRHYWKDERLSFPSTTNQSMTFDGRLVKKIWVPDMFFVHSKRSFIHDTTTDNVMLRVYPDGKVLYSVRVTVTAMCNMDLSHFPLDTQTCSLEIESYAYTDDDLMLYWKKGNDSLKTDDKISLSQFLIQKFHTTTKLAFYSSTGWYNRLYINFTLRRHIFFFLLQTYFPATLMVMLSWVSFWIDRRAVPARVPLGITTVLTMSTIITGVNASMPRVSYIKAVDIYLWVSFVFVFLSVLEYAAVNYLSTLQERKERQLREQLPCTCGLPHPGQPIMSSTYSEMDAMTTGHYGVPEPNVEKRERILVQLTMDGERSARTRAGAGGNGGDRGYGSIWIDTHAIDKYSRVVFPLAYTIFNIIYWSIYS; this is translated from the exons ATGCACGCGGATGTCCTCGTCTTGTTCTGCGCGTGGTTCCTCGGCGCGTGCGACAGTTCGTCTCTGCACAGGGGACAGATGCTTCAGACCTACAGCCAGGTCAG ATCTCGAAGAGACACGACAAGAACTGATGGAGGAGCCCATAAGTCTGGAAG TCCCATACTGAAGAGGAGTCCTGACATCACAAAGTCCACGGTGACCAAGTCGGAGCAGGTCCTGAGGATCGAGGAGCACGACTTCACCATGAGGCCTGGTTTTGGCG GCCCAGCTATTCCTGTGGGTGTGGACGTGCAGGTGGAAAGTTTGGACACCATCTCTGAAGTGGACATG GACTTCACCATGACCCTGTACCTGAGACACTACTGGAAGGACGAACGTCTCTCCTTCCCCAGCACCACCAACCAGAGCATGACCTTCGACGGCCGCCTGGTGAAGAAGATCTGGGTTCCCGACATGTTCTTCGTTCACTCCAAGCGCTCCTTCATCCACGACACCACCACCGACAACGTCATGCTCAGGGTCTACCCCGACGGCAAAGTCCTGTACAGCGTCAG AGTCACCGTGACAGCTATGTGTAATATGGATCTTAGCCACTTCCCTCTTGATACTCAGACGTGCTCACTGGAGATCGAGAGCT ACGCCTACACTGACGACGACCTGATGCTTTACTGGAAGAAAGGAAACGACTCTCTGAAGACGGACGACAAGATCTCGCTCTCACAGTTCCTTATCCAGAAgttccacaccaccaccaagcTGGCCTTCTACAGCAGTACAG GCTGGTACAACCGTCTCTACATCAACTTCACCCTGCGCAGACACATCTTCTTCTTCCTGCTGCAGACCTACTTCCCCGCCACGCTCATGGTTATGCTCTCCTGGGTCTCCTTCTGGATCGACCGCCGCGCCGTCCCCGCCAGGGTGCCTCTCG GCATCACCACGGTGCTCACCATGTCGACCATCATCACTGGGGTCAACGCCTCCATGCCCAGGGTCTCCTACATCAAGGCCGTGGACATCTACCTGTGGGTCAGCTTCGTCTTCGTCTTCCTCTCCGTGCTCGAGTATGCAGCAGTGAACTACCTGTCCACCTTGCAGGAGCGCAAAGAGAGGCAGCTCAGAGAACAG CTCCCATGCACGTGTGGATTGCCCCACCCGGGCCAGCCCATAATGAGCAGCACCTACAGCGAGATGGACGCTATGACGACGGGCCACTACGGCGTTCCGGAGCCCAACGTGGAGAAGCGTGAGCGCATCCTGGTGCAGCTGACGATGGACGGCGAGCGTAGCGCTCGCACACGGGCTGGCGCCGGCGGCAACGGAGGCGACCGCGGCTACGGCAGCATCTGGATCGACACGCACGCCATAGACAAATACTCGCGCGTGGTCTTCCCTCTCGCGTACACCATCTTCAACATCATATACTGGTCCATCTACTCCTAA